A single Eubalaena glacialis isolate mEubGla1 chromosome 18, mEubGla1.1.hap2.+ XY, whole genome shotgun sequence DNA region contains:
- the TMEM86B gene encoding lysoplasmalogenase TMEM86B isoform X2 encodes MDTGEEGLPGKPRFSAQAHVGRWLSPFFLTCAVYFLLWSPENQPSWVGALIKCLPILYLVVVLWTVYPGGGYSLLLQGALLCSAVGDSCLVWPEAFLHGMAAFAVAHLLYLWAFGLTPLKPSLLLPILLASIPYYGLLLWHLPPDMVLPLTAYSLVLAAMLWRGLARGGSTTWGALLFTLSDAMLAWNIFVHPLPHAHLVVMTTYYAAQTLIALSAFQSPRLKSN; translated from the exons ATGGACACCGGGGAAGAGGGGCTGCCTGGAAAACCTCGCTTTTCAGCTCAA GCGCATGTGGGCAGGTGGCTGAGCCCGTTCTTCCTCACCTGTGCTGTCTACTTTCTCCTCTGGAGCCCTGAGAACCAGCCGTCCTGGGTCGGTGCCCTGATCAAGTGCCTGCCCATCCTCTACCTGGTGGTGGTCCTGTGGACCGTGTACCCCGGCGGGGGCTACAGCTTGCTCCTGCAGGGGGCCCTTCTCTGCTCAGCTGTGGGGGACTCCTGCCTCGTCTGGCCTGAGGCCTTCCTCCACG GCATGGCTGCCTTCGCCGTGGCCCACCTGCTCTACCTCTGGGCCTTCGGCCTCACTCCCCTGAAGCCTAGCCTCCTGCTGCCTATCCTCCTGGCTTCCATCCCATATTATGGCCTCCTGCTTTGGCACCTCCCGCCTGACATGGTCCTGCCCCTGACAGCTTACTCCCTGGTCCTGGCCGCTATGCTGTGGCGTGGCTTGGCCAGGGGCGGGAGTACCACCTGGGGCGCCCTGCTCTTCACGCTTTCAGATGCCATGCTGGCCTGGAACATCTTCGTCCATCCCCTGCCCCATGCCCACCTGGTGGTCATGACCACCTATTACGCTGCCCAGACCCTCATCGCCCTGTCGGCCTTCCAGAGCCCCAGGCTCAAGTCCAACTGA
- the TMEM86B gene encoding lysoplasmalogenase TMEM86B isoform X1: MQATWGGSHVDMDTGEEGLPGKPRFSAQQAHVGRWLSPFFLTCAVYFLLWSPENQPSWVGALIKCLPILYLVVVLWTVYPGGGYSLLLQGALLCSAVGDSCLVWPEAFLHGMAAFAVAHLLYLWAFGLTPLKPSLLLPILLASIPYYGLLLWHLPPDMVLPLTAYSLVLAAMLWRGLARGGSTTWGALLFTLSDAMLAWNIFVHPLPHAHLVVMTTYYAAQTLIALSAFQSPRLKSN, from the exons ATGCAGGCCACTTGGGGTGGGTCACACGTTGACATGGACACCGGGGAAGAGGGGCTGCCTGGAAAACCTCGCTTTTCAGCTCAA CAGGCGCATGTGGGCAGGTGGCTGAGCCCGTTCTTCCTCACCTGTGCTGTCTACTTTCTCCTCTGGAGCCCTGAGAACCAGCCGTCCTGGGTCGGTGCCCTGATCAAGTGCCTGCCCATCCTCTACCTGGTGGTGGTCCTGTGGACCGTGTACCCCGGCGGGGGCTACAGCTTGCTCCTGCAGGGGGCCCTTCTCTGCTCAGCTGTGGGGGACTCCTGCCTCGTCTGGCCTGAGGCCTTCCTCCACG GCATGGCTGCCTTCGCCGTGGCCCACCTGCTCTACCTCTGGGCCTTCGGCCTCACTCCCCTGAAGCCTAGCCTCCTGCTGCCTATCCTCCTGGCTTCCATCCCATATTATGGCCTCCTGCTTTGGCACCTCCCGCCTGACATGGTCCTGCCCCTGACAGCTTACTCCCTGGTCCTGGCCGCTATGCTGTGGCGTGGCTTGGCCAGGGGCGGGAGTACCACCTGGGGCGCCCTGCTCTTCACGCTTTCAGATGCCATGCTGGCCTGGAACATCTTCGTCCATCCCCTGCCCCATGCCCACCTGGTGGTCATGACCACCTATTACGCTGCCCAGACCCTCATCGCCCTGTCGGCCTTCCAGAGCCCCAGGCTCAAGTCCAACTGA